The Apteryx mantelli isolate bAptMan1 chromosome Z, bAptMan1.hap1, whole genome shotgun sequence genome has a segment encoding these proteins:
- the CCNO gene encoding cyclin-O codes for MVTSAGGGASPRRRGRGGGGCPRPPAKRRRAKATAGTAAGAAPAAALDGPLELQAFRDYGESWYRSRKGLESRFQPREPLARQPQVTAEARCRLVSWLIPVHRHFGLSFEALCLAVNILDRFLATTPVAADCFQLLGVTALLIACKQVEVHPPRVKELLALCCDAFTRQQLCNLECIVLHKLQFSLAAPTVSFFLEHFTQVRMAARGGDAAEARDARSLARGVAELSLADYAFTKYAPSLLAAGALGLADRLLRHRAPLDLRLSGYPERLLRACMGELQLLVSLNGESLPHVLPPGISERCPQLPAAPTALSPTAHASGKDGIGLRLPLS; via the exons atggtcacctcggcgggcggcggcgcctccccgaggcggcggggccgcggcggcggcggctgcccgcggcccccggccaaGCGGCGGCGGGCGAAGGCGACGGCggggacggcggcaggggcggccccggccgcggccctggACGGCCCGCTGGAGCTGCAGGCCTTCCGCGACTACGGGGAGAGCTGGTACCGCTCCCGCAAGGGGCTGGAGAGCCGCTTCCAGCCGCGGGAGCCGCTCGCCCGGCAGCCGCAg GTGACGGCGGAGGCGCGCTGCAGGCTCGTCAGCTGGCTCATCCCCGTGCACCGGCACTTCGGCCTCTCCTTCGAGGCGCTCTGCCTCGCCGTCAACATCCTCGACCGCTTCCTCGCCACCACCCCCGTGGCCGCCGACTGCTTCCAGCTCCTGGGGGTGACGGCGCTCCTCATCGCCTGCAAGCAG GTGGAGGTGCACCCGCCCAGGGTGAAGGAGCTCCTCGCCCTCTGCTGCGACGCCTTCACCCGCCAGCAGCTCTGCAACCTCGAGTGCATCGTGCTGCACAAGCTGCAGTTCAGCCTGGCGGCGCCCACCGTCAGCTTCTTCCTGGAGCACTTCACGCAGGTGCGCATGGCTGCGCGGGGGGGCGACGCGGCGGAGGCCCGCGACGCCCGCAGCCTGGCCCGCGGCGTCGCCGAGCTCAGCCTGGCCGACTACGCCTTCACCAAGTACGCGCCGTCCCTGCTGGCCGCCGGCGCGCTGGGGCTGGCCGACCGGCTGCTGCGGCACCGGGCGCCCCTGGACCTGCGCCTCAGCGGCTACCCGGAGCGGCTGCTGCGGGCCTGCATGGGcgagctgcagctcctggtgtCGCTGAACGGGGAGTCCCTGCCCCACGTGCTGCCGCCCGGCATCTCCGAGAGGTGCCCGCAGCTGCCGGCCGCGCCGACGGCGCTGTCCCCGACCGCTCACGCCTCCGGCAAAGACGGTATTGGCCTTAGGCTTCCGCTTAGCTGA
- the MCIDAS gene encoding multicilin produces MQQGGRRAFGSICPNTVQDLPSRLAKKPGRLGGAPPGGGGGGGGAGYCSQDELDFDFQEFRDAVDDFISDSSTLMPLPLDSADFDFSLGEDVAFSPCALQLESSALPQLESSALPQLALQSLPSPELHWRDVVDQHEKALGDALEENSQLQETLMQRQEELTSLRERNVQLKELASQARQLAAVLDVSAAGPSWLPHSSMAWPAPQGPPQGGAWGGCKLMQPQCPDGAALAPPAAPAAAAAAAAPAAAAGRGGAGAGVGTMLREVSRRCRAALRSLGGGAAPKRPRRAAGGGGGGCLRAALGEAGGIRTLAFPQGSAFSLRTAGGGYRFRWVPR; encoded by the exons ATGCAGCAGGGCGGCCGCAGGGCCTTCGGCAGCATCTGCCCCAACACGGTCCAGGACCTGCCCTCCCGCCTCGCCAAGAAGCCGGGCCGGCtcggcggggcccccccgggcggcggcggcggcggcggcggtgcg GGTTACTGCtcgcaggatgaactggactTTGATTTTCAGGAGTTCAGAGATGCTGTGGATGACTTTATATCTG ACTCATCCACCTTAATGCCACTGCCACTGGACTCTGCTGACTTTGATTTCTCGCTTGGCGAGGACGTGGCCTTCAgcccctgtgccctgcagctggagagcagcgctCTGCCGCAGCTggagagcagtgctctgccacAGCTGGCCCTGCAAAGCTTGCCTTCCCCCGAGCTGCACTGGAGGGATGTGGTGGACCAGCATGAGAAAGCACTGGGAGATGCCCTGGAGGAAAACAGCCAG CTCCAGGAGACCCTCATGCAGAGGCAGGAAGAGCTCACGTCGCTGAGGGAGAGAAATGTGCAGCTGAAGGAGCTGGCGAGCCAGGCCAGGCAGCTGGCCGCCGTGCTTGACGTGAGTGCTGCCGGCCCGtcctggctgccccacagctccatGGCCTGGCCGGCCCCCCAGGGGCCCCCTCAGGGTGGGGCGTGGGGAGGATGC AAGCTGATGCAGCCGCAGTGCCCCGACGGGGCGGCCCttgctcctcctgctgctcctgctgctgctgctgctgctgccgctcctgccgcggccgcggggcgcgggggcgcgggggccggcgtGGGCACCATGCTGCGGGAGGTGTCGCGGAggtgccgcgccgcgctgcgcagcctcggcggcggcgcggcgcccaagcggccgcggcgggcggcgggcggcggcggcggcggctgcctgcGGGCGGCGCTGGGCGAGGCGGGCGGCATCCGCACGCTGGCCTTCCCGCAGGGCAGCGCCTTCAGCCTGCGCACGGCCGGCGGCGGCTACCGCTTCCGCTGGGTGCCGCGCTGA